In the genome of Hymenobacter cellulosivorans, one region contains:
- a CDS encoding aspartate-semialdehyde dehydrogenase, with the protein MKVAVVGATGLVGGEMLKVLAERNFPVTDLLPVASEKSVGLPIEFQGKTYHVISMDDAIAARPDVAIFSAGGSTSKEQAPRFAEVGTVVIDNSSAWRMDPTKKLVVPEINAKELTSEDKIIANPNCSTIQMVLSLHKLHEAFRIKRIVVSTYQSVTGTGKKAVDQLMEERSGQDASNPAYPHRIDLNVLPHIDVFEDNGYTKEEMKMVKETKKILGDDSIQVTATAVRIPVMGGHSESVNVEFEQEFELEEVYRLLRATEGVEVVDDVAKNSYPMPKDAHGKDSVLVGRLRRDESQPRTLNMWVVADNLRKGAATNAVQIAEHMIKLGLLKA; encoded by the coding sequence ATGAAAGTAGCCGTAGTAGGTGCCACCGGCCTGGTCGGGGGCGAAATGTTGAAAGTGCTGGCCGAGCGGAATTTCCCGGTCACCGACTTGTTGCCCGTCGCCTCGGAGAAATCTGTGGGCCTGCCCATTGAGTTTCAGGGCAAAACCTACCACGTCATCAGCATGGACGACGCCATTGCGGCTCGCCCCGACGTGGCTATCTTCTCGGCCGGGGGCAGCACGTCCAAGGAGCAGGCCCCCCGCTTTGCCGAAGTTGGTACCGTAGTCATCGACAACTCCTCGGCCTGGCGCATGGACCCCACCAAAAAGCTGGTCGTGCCCGAAATCAACGCCAAGGAACTAACTTCGGAGGATAAGATTATTGCCAACCCCAACTGCTCCACCATCCAGATGGTGCTGTCGTTGCACAAGCTCCACGAGGCGTTCCGCATCAAGCGTATCGTGGTGAGCACCTACCAGAGCGTGACCGGCACCGGCAAGAAAGCGGTGGACCAGCTCATGGAGGAGCGCAGCGGCCAGGATGCCAGCAACCCGGCCTACCCCCACCGCATCGACCTCAACGTGCTGCCCCACATCGACGTGTTCGAGGACAACGGCTACACCAAGGAGGAAATGAAGATGGTGAAGGAAACCAAGAAAATTCTCGGCGACGACTCCATCCAGGTAACGGCCACGGCCGTGCGCATCCCGGTGATGGGCGGGCACTCGGAGTCGGTGAACGTGGAGTTTGAGCAGGAATTCGAGCTGGAGGAAGTGTACCGCCTGCTGCGCGCAACCGAAGGCGTGGAAGTCGTGGACGACGTGGCCAAGAACAGCTACCCCATGCCCAAGGACGCCCACGGCAAAGACAGCGTACTGGTAGGCCGCCTGCGCCGCGACGAAAGCCAGCCCCGCACCCTGAACATGTGGGTGGTGGCCGACAACCTGCGCAAGGGTGCCGCTACCAACGCCGTGCAGATTGCCGAGCACATGATAAAGCTGGGTCTGCTGAAGGCCTAG
- a CDS encoding YceI family protein, with translation MATTKWAIDPTHSEVQFKIKHLVISTVTGSFKKFSGEAITENDSFENAQVTFSLDVHSIDTNQEQRDEHLRNNDFFDVPTYPNITFVSTGMSKTGDDTYKLLGNLTVKDVTKPITLDVEYGGTATDFYGNEKAGFEVTGKINRKEFGLTFSAVTETGSIVLGDDVKLFANVQFVKQQAEVAA, from the coding sequence ATGGCCACTACCAAATGGGCAATTGACCCCACGCACTCCGAGGTTCAGTTCAAAATCAAGCACCTCGTGATTTCGACCGTAACAGGCTCGTTCAAGAAGTTTTCGGGCGAAGCCATTACCGAAAATGACAGCTTCGAAAATGCCCAGGTAACCTTCTCGCTCGACGTGCACAGCATCGACACCAACCAGGAGCAGCGCGACGAGCACCTGCGCAACAACGACTTCTTCGACGTGCCGACCTACCCGAACATCACCTTCGTATCGACGGGCATGAGCAAGACCGGCGACGACACCTACAAGCTGCTGGGCAACCTGACGGTGAAAGACGTGACTAAGCCCATTACCCTCGACGTGGAGTACGGCGGCACCGCCACCGACTTCTACGGCAACGAAAAGGCTGGCTTTGAAGTAACTGGCAAAATCAACCGCAAGGAGTTTGGCCTAACCTTCAGCGCCGTAACCGAAACCGGCTCCATCGTACTCGGCGACGACGTGAAGCTGTTTGCCAACGTGCAGTTCGTGAAGCAGCAAGCCGAAGTAGCAGCCTAA
- a CDS encoding SPW repeat domain-containing protein: MKVISPRVHGMLDYGTILLFALAPTLFDLDGTYATVCYVLAAGYLVVTLLTDFQMGVAHLISFPMHGWLELVSGIALLASPFLFGFADDNETARNFFMGMGVLFLGTWMLTDWHADTHTQTHGHGTMMPNH, translated from the coding sequence ATGAAAGTTATATCACCCCGCGTGCACGGCATGCTCGACTACGGAACGATTCTGCTGTTTGCCCTGGCCCCCACGCTCTTCGACCTGGACGGCACCTACGCTACCGTATGTTATGTACTGGCTGCCGGCTATCTGGTTGTTACGCTGCTTACTGACTTCCAAATGGGGGTTGCCCACCTGATTTCGTTCCCGATGCACGGCTGGCTGGAACTCGTTAGCGGCATTGCCCTGCTGGCCTCGCCCTTCCTCTTTGGCTTTGCCGATGACAACGAAACGGCCCGTAATTTCTTCATGGGCATGGGCGTGCTTTTCCTCGGTACCTGGATGCTGACCGATTGGCATGCTGATACTCACACTCAGACTCACGGCCACGGCACGATGATGCCCAATCACTAA
- a CDS encoding lamin tail domain-containing protein, whose protein sequence is MLLLLSLCRPAAYAQLTESFTDGDFTQNPAWVGGTADFVVNASQQLQSNGPAVTPSTTQLVTASQAATGTTWEFYAKLNLATSGSNYADVWLMADQADLKAAANKGYFVRLGGTDDEVSLFRKNASATAAVLIDGANSTLNSTTSNVVRVRVTRSVQNVWTLERDLNGGQNFTAEGSVTDATHQRSNFFGVTLTYSATNNRNFYFDDFRISDNTAPVLQSASIVSARQVDVLFNEPVFTPNVATYQFNNGTPVIVSVVRDASDVGLVHLTLAADLAPGANTLTLRAGDLYGNITGPLTTTLTFSPPAVAPGYYQLLITEILADELPVVGLPASEFVEIHNPSATQTLDLGGVRLLRTSSTGTPAVFPAGAQLLPGEYAVVCGSTRTAQFAAYGKVFGLSNFPSLTNAGDELLLRGRDGRTLFEVRYTDAWYRDAVKKEGGWSLEMIDTANPCGGATNWTASTDASGGTPGRANSVRATNADRTAPLLRRASVLSPTVVRLEFDEKLDSVQAANPALYSLAPGLTITRVTPVPFDFRAVELTLATPLAAAQLYTATVQRAVDCVGNATGAAASVTFGLPVVPTVGQVIITEILADETPTVGLPASEYLEIHNPTTRILDLGGMRLLKPGSSSAAVFPDTTRLQPGQYAVVCSSTRTALFARYGSVFGLSNFPSLSNDGDQLVLRARDGRTLFEVSYSSTWYKDAAKKDGGWALEMVDAGNFCAGNENWTASTDASGGTPGRANSVRATNPDRTAPVLLRAVAVSPTIVRLFFGEKLDSVSAANPALYTFSPNTTVTRAAPVSPDFRAVDLTLGSALAASQPITVSVQRATDCVGNATGAAATATFGLPSAPAQNDVVINEILFNPRSGGVDFVELINRSNKYLNLQGWELGNIAPGGVVSEPISSGPYVLAPGQLVVLTTKPDLVQSQYPTNDPNAFLTLPALPTLADDAGTVLVFDSQKRLLDRYDFDENQHLGLLDSKDGVSLERIRTDGPSVASNFHSAASTVGYATPGRRNSQYQDDPGGSKLFTLEPEVFTPDADGQQDFTTLNYRVDQPGFAASITVYDAQGRLARRLVRNETMATSGFFQWDGLNDQGRKVPIGYYILHIELLQPSGEKKEYKKSVVVGARF, encoded by the coding sequence GTGCTGCTCCTGCTGAGCCTTTGTCGGCCCGCTGCCTACGCCCAGCTGACCGAATCTTTTACCGACGGCGACTTCACCCAAAACCCGGCCTGGGTCGGTGGCACCGCCGATTTTGTGGTCAATGCCAGCCAGCAGCTGCAAAGCAACGGCCCGGCCGTAACACCCAGTACCACCCAATTGGTTACCGCCAGTCAGGCTGCCACGGGCACCACCTGGGAGTTTTACGCCAAGCTCAACCTGGCTACTTCCGGCTCCAACTACGCCGACGTCTGGCTTATGGCCGACCAGGCCGACTTGAAGGCGGCGGCCAATAAAGGCTATTTCGTGCGCCTGGGCGGCACCGACGACGAAGTATCCCTGTTTCGTAAGAATGCCTCGGCTACGGCGGCCGTACTTATCGACGGAGCCAACAGCACCTTAAACTCCACGACCAGCAATGTAGTGCGGGTGCGCGTGACCCGCTCGGTGCAGAACGTCTGGACGCTGGAGCGCGACCTGAACGGCGGGCAGAATTTCACGGCGGAAGGCAGCGTAACCGACGCTACCCACCAGCGCAGCAACTTCTTCGGAGTCACGCTGACCTACTCGGCTACGAATAACCGCAACTTTTACTTCGACGACTTTCGCATCAGCGACAACACCGCGCCCGTGCTGCAAAGTGCCTCCATCGTAAGTGCCCGGCAGGTGGATGTACTGTTCAATGAGCCGGTTTTTACGCCCAACGTAGCCACTTACCAATTTAATAACGGCACACCGGTCATCGTAAGCGTCGTGCGCGACGCCTCTGATGTAGGCCTCGTGCACCTGACGCTGGCCGCCGACCTGGCCCCGGGTGCCAATACGCTGACCTTGCGGGCCGGTGACCTCTACGGCAATATAACCGGACCCCTGACGACCACGCTCACCTTCTCGCCGCCCGCTGTGGCCCCGGGCTACTATCAGCTGCTCATCACTGAAATCCTGGCCGACGAGCTGCCGGTCGTAGGGTTGCCGGCTTCGGAGTTCGTGGAGATTCACAACCCTTCGGCCACGCAGACGCTGGATCTGGGCGGGGTGCGGCTGCTGCGTACGTCGAGCACCGGCACGCCGGCCGTGTTTCCGGCCGGGGCTCAGCTACTGCCCGGCGAGTACGCCGTGGTGTGCGGCAGTACCCGCACGGCCCAGTTTGCCGCTTATGGAAAGGTGTTTGGCCTGAGCAATTTTCCGTCTTTGACTAATGCCGGCGACGAGCTGCTGCTGCGGGGCCGCGACGGGCGGACTCTTTTCGAAGTGCGCTACACCGATGCCTGGTACCGCGACGCGGTAAAAAAGGAGGGAGGCTGGAGTCTGGAAATGATAGACACGGCTAACCCCTGCGGCGGCGCCACCAACTGGACGGCCAGCACCGATGCCAGCGGGGGCACGCCCGGTCGGGCCAACTCGGTGCGGGCCACCAACGCCGACCGGACCGCGCCGCTGCTGCGCCGCGCCTCTGTGCTCAGTCCTACCGTAGTGCGCCTAGAATTCGATGAAAAGCTGGACAGCGTGCAGGCGGCCAATCCGGCTCTCTACAGCCTGGCCCCGGGCCTGACCATTACCCGCGTAACGCCCGTGCCCTTTGATTTCCGGGCCGTAGAGCTGACGCTGGCTACCCCGCTGGCCGCGGCCCAGCTTTACACGGCCACCGTGCAGCGCGCCGTGGATTGCGTGGGCAATGCTACCGGCGCGGCGGCCAGCGTCACGTTTGGCCTACCGGTGGTGCCCACGGTAGGGCAGGTTATCATCACCGAAATCCTGGCCGACGAAACGCCGACTGTAGGTCTGCCGGCTTCGGAGTACCTGGAAATTCACAACCCCACCACCCGGATTCTGGACCTTGGCGGTATGCGGCTCCTTAAACCGGGCAGCAGCTCAGCCGCCGTGTTTCCGGATACGACCCGCCTGCAGCCGGGCCAGTACGCCGTGGTGTGCAGTAGTACCCGGACGGCTTTGTTTGCCCGCTACGGTAGCGTGTTTGGCTTGAGCAACTTCCCGAGCTTATCCAACGACGGGGACCAGCTCGTGCTGCGGGCCCGGGACGGACGGACGCTGTTTGAAGTCTCGTATTCGAGTACCTGGTACAAGGACGCGGCCAAGAAAGACGGGGGCTGGGCCCTGGAAATGGTGGATGCCGGCAACTTCTGCGCTGGTAATGAGAACTGGACGGCGAGCACCGATGCCAGCGGGGGCACGCCCGGTCGGGCCAACTCGGTGCGGGCCACCAACCCCGACCGGACCGCGCCGGTGCTCCTGCGGGCCGTGGCGGTTTCGCCCACGATAGTGCGGCTGTTCTTTGGGGAAAAGCTCGACAGCGTGTCGGCAGCCAACCCAGCCCTGTATACATTCAGCCCCAACACTACCGTTACCCGGGCCGCGCCCGTTTCCCCGGATTTCCGGGCCGTGGACCTGACGCTGGGCTCGGCGCTGGCCGCCAGTCAGCCTATTACCGTGAGTGTGCAGCGCGCCACCGACTGCGTGGGCAATGCTACCGGGGCGGCCGCTACGGCTACGTTTGGTTTGCCCTCAGCTCCGGCGCAAAATGACGTGGTTATCAACGAAATCCTGTTCAACCCGCGCAGCGGCGGCGTTGATTTTGTCGAGCTTATTAACCGCTCAAACAAATACCTGAACCTGCAGGGCTGGGAGTTGGGCAACATAGCTCCCGGCGGCGTGGTCTCTGAGCCTATCAGCAGCGGGCCCTATGTGCTGGCGCCGGGCCAACTGGTGGTGCTGACTACCAAGCCTGACCTGGTGCAAAGCCAGTACCCAACCAACGACCCCAACGCCTTTTTAACCCTGCCTGCGCTGCCCACCTTGGCCGATGATGCCGGCACCGTGTTGGTATTCGACTCGCAAAAGCGCCTGCTGGACCGCTATGACTTCGACGAAAACCAGCACCTGGGCTTGCTCGATTCCAAGGATGGCGTGTCGTTGGAGCGGATCCGGACCGACGGGCCGAGCGTGGCCAGCAACTTCCACTCGGCCGCCAGTACCGTGGGCTACGCCACGCCGGGCCGGCGCAACTCCCAATATCAGGACGACCCCGGCGGGAGCAAGCTCTTTACCTTGGAGCCCGAGGTGTTTACGCCCGACGCCGATGGCCAGCAGGACTTCACCACGCTCAACTACCGCGTCGACCAGCCCGGCTTTGCGGCCAGCATTACGGTGTACGACGCCCAGGGCCGCCTGGCGCGGCGGCTGGTGCGCAACGAAACCATGGCCACTTCGGGCTTTTTCCAGTGGGACGGCCTCAACGACCAGGGCCGCAAAGTCCCCATCGGCTACTACATTCTGCACATAGAGCTCCTACAGCCCAGCGGCGAGAAAAAGGAATACAAAAAGAGCGTGGTAGTCGGGGCTCGTTTCTAG
- a CDS encoding alpha/beta fold hydrolase: MSSAQPTLVFLHGFAESREIWSDFCRDFPDGYRVITLNLLGHGTNIHDVRDYSMEAQARYVADKLRTAGVDKALFVGHSMGGYAALAFAERWPERVAGLCLLNSSAYADSEEKKANREKNVAFVERHGVEKFMESFIRPLFAPVHREAMQAQREFLEEIGKATPLETIVGGMRAMAARPDRTKVLREAKFPVLLIAGKEDVAVPLEQSVALAPLAPVSYALFLADVGHLAYYEKPQEVRRAVLDFAGAVFGE; the protein is encoded by the coding sequence ATGTCATCCGCTCAACCCACCCTGGTTTTCCTGCACGGCTTCGCCGAAAGCCGCGAAATCTGGTCCGACTTCTGCCGCGACTTTCCCGACGGCTACCGCGTCATCACTCTCAACCTGCTCGGGCACGGCACCAACATCCACGACGTGCGCGACTACTCCATGGAGGCCCAGGCCCGCTACGTAGCCGACAAGCTGCGCACCGCCGGCGTGGATAAAGCCTTGTTTGTGGGCCACAGCATGGGCGGCTACGCGGCCCTGGCCTTTGCTGAGCGGTGGCCCGAACGGGTGGCGGGCCTGTGCCTGCTCAACTCCTCTGCCTACGCCGACTCGGAGGAGAAAAAAGCCAACCGCGAAAAGAACGTGGCCTTCGTGGAGCGGCATGGCGTGGAGAAATTCATGGAGTCGTTTATCCGGCCCCTGTTTGCCCCGGTACACCGCGAGGCCATGCAGGCCCAGCGCGAGTTTCTGGAGGAAATCGGCAAAGCCACGCCCCTCGAAACCATCGTGGGCGGCATGCGGGCCATGGCCGCCCGCCCCGACCGGACCAAGGTGCTACGCGAGGCCAAGTTCCCTGTGCTGCTCATTGCCGGCAAGGAAGACGTGGCCGTGCCCCTGGAGCAGTCGGTGGCTTTGGCGCCCCTGGCCCCGGTAAGCTACGCCCTGTTCCTGGCCGACGTGGGGCACCTGGCTTATTATGAAAAGCCACAGGAAGTGCGCCGGGCCGTGCTGGACTTTGCCGGGGCGGTGTTTGGGGAGTAG
- a CDS encoding DUF1501 domain-containing protein: MPTSRRDFLKTSVLASSLLFVPKFLHALDQQGVPQLRNSNGKRLVVVQLGGGNDGLNMVVPFRNDLYYKARPTLGIKEQSGILTLDQDLGFNPHMTQLKGLYDQGLVGVLNSVGYPNPDRSHFRSMDIWQSGSASDQYVTTGWLGRYLDSSCSACQVPYNGLEVDDTLSLAMKGELRKGLALKNPEKFHQVTQNRFLRQVSGEKAGGSGSELDYLYKTLAETASSADYLYQTSKVYKSAITYPNTEFGKNLKTTAELINSGIESRVFYVSLTGFDTHVRQQEQQGKLLGDLSGGLGAFVEDLQKSGQLNDTLILVFSEFGRRVTQNASNGTDHGTANNVLLLGGGLRQKGILNDAPDLLNLDQGDLKYQLDFRSVYATILRDWLGADDQAILGSEFARLSGLV, encoded by the coding sequence ATGCCTACTTCCCGCCGCGACTTTTTGAAAACTTCGGTGCTGGCCAGTTCCCTGCTGTTCGTGCCCAAATTTTTGCACGCCCTAGACCAGCAGGGCGTGCCGCAACTGCGCAACTCCAACGGCAAGCGTCTGGTGGTGGTGCAGCTCGGCGGCGGCAACGACGGTCTGAACATGGTGGTGCCTTTCCGTAACGACCTGTACTACAAGGCCCGGCCCACGCTGGGAATCAAGGAGCAAAGCGGAATTCTGACCCTGGACCAAGACCTGGGGTTCAATCCCCACATGACCCAGCTCAAGGGCCTCTACGACCAGGGTCTGGTGGGGGTGCTCAACAGCGTAGGGTACCCCAACCCCGACCGGTCCCACTTCCGGTCCATGGACATCTGGCAGAGCGGCTCGGCTTCCGACCAGTACGTGACGACCGGCTGGCTCGGCCGCTACCTCGACTCTAGCTGCTCGGCCTGCCAGGTGCCTTACAATGGTTTGGAAGTAGATGACACGCTGAGCCTGGCTATGAAGGGCGAGCTGCGCAAAGGCTTGGCGCTGAAAAATCCGGAGAAGTTTCACCAGGTCACCCAGAACCGATTTCTGCGGCAGGTGAGCGGGGAAAAAGCCGGTGGCAGCGGCTCCGAGCTGGATTATCTGTACAAGACCCTGGCCGAAACGGCTTCTTCGGCCGACTACCTTTACCAGACCTCCAAAGTCTATAAATCGGCCATAACATATCCGAATACGGAGTTTGGCAAGAACCTCAAGACCACCGCCGAACTGATTAATTCCGGCATCGAGTCCCGGGTGTTCTACGTTTCGCTCACCGGCTTCGATACCCACGTGCGGCAGCAGGAGCAGCAGGGTAAATTGCTCGGCGACCTGTCGGGCGGGCTGGGCGCTTTTGTTGAAGATTTGCAGAAAAGCGGGCAGCTCAACGACACGCTGATTCTGGTATTTTCCGAGTTTGGCCGCCGCGTGACTCAGAACGCGAGCAACGGAACCGACCACGGCACGGCCAACAATGTGCTGCTGCTCGGCGGCGGCCTGCGGCAAAAAGGCATCCTCAACGACGCCCCCGATCTGCTCAACCTCGACCAGGGTGACCTGAAGTATCAGCTCGACTTTCGCAGCGTATACGCCACCATCCTGCGCGACTGGCTCGGGGCCGATGACCAAGCCATTCTGGGCAGTGAGTTTGCCCGGCTTTCGGGGCTGGTATAG
- a CDS encoding SPW repeat domain-containing protein encodes MKILSPSAHGIIDVCFITFVALAPVMFDLEPAIDTACFVLAGGYLLVTLLTDFRLGLLRLIPFPVHGWLDLLTGVALAAAPFLFHFEANSDERNLFLGLGIFSIIVWLITDWKAQTRSLITDNG; translated from the coding sequence ATGAAAATCCTTTCACCTTCCGCCCACGGAATCATTGACGTGTGCTTTATCACCTTCGTGGCCTTGGCCCCCGTTATGTTCGACTTGGAACCCGCCATTGACACGGCCTGCTTCGTGCTGGCCGGGGGCTACCTGCTCGTCACGCTGCTCACCGATTTCCGCCTGGGCCTGCTGCGCCTGATTCCTTTTCCGGTGCACGGCTGGCTAGACCTGCTCACCGGCGTGGCTCTGGCCGCGGCACCTTTCCTGTTCCACTTCGAGGCGAATAGCGACGAACGAAACCTGTTTCTGGGCCTGGGTATCTTCTCCATCATCGTCTGGCTTATCACCGATTGGAAAGCTCAAACCCGCTCCCTGATAACGGATAATGGCTAA
- a CDS encoding energy transducer TonB, protein MPVFPGGQVSLDQYIASHLWYPAQAKKEKIAGAVSVCFMVDPEGNVRRAEVVKARHPLLDAEALRVISTLPAWKPGRHNGRLVPVSIIVPVRFILN, encoded by the coding sequence ATGCCAGTATTTCCAGGTGGTCAGGTCAGCTTAGACCAGTATATAGCAAGTCATCTTTGGTATCCGGCCCAAGCCAAAAAGGAAAAAATAGCAGGAGCCGTTTCCGTGTGCTTTATGGTAGACCCGGAAGGCAACGTCCGACGCGCCGAGGTAGTCAAAGCCCGGCATCCGTTGCTGGACGCCGAGGCGCTCCGCGTTATTTCAACCCTGCCCGCCTGGAAGCCCGGCCGGCACAACGGCCGCTTAGTTCCTGTTTCGATAATAGTCCCCGTCCGATTTATACTCAACTAG
- a CDS encoding DUF1800 domain-containing protein, translating into MTNQQQLQHLYWRAGFGPRPQDIAANPNPRKALRQLLRDAAEYQPLAGPRIQAAEMQAMTPVPTPDLRQDPQAPALKKGELTSEQRKEQNRQIREAFYTMNTGWLERMATSPAQLREKMTFFWHGHFACRVRRPAAALQLNNTIRQLALGKFSDLLLAVSKEPAMLQFLNNQQNRKQRPNENFAREVMELFTIGRGHYAEQDVKEAARAFTGWSYDAQGQFVFRERQHDAGPKIFLGRTGNFGGEDILRIILEQPHTAEFITTKLYRFFVNDAPNPAHIQPLAQAFFRSGYDISDLVERLFTADWFYDAANVGTRIKSPIELLAGIKRTLGVELEDKKPLIVFQKALGQTLFEPPNVAGWAGGRSWIDSSTLLFRLQLPQVLLRNAEISIALKEDENDLDPQQTKSDRTFRQPVKAKAKLAPLGLLLAKTPEAQQPAALSQFLLQAPIRPENLQLVQQMAQKASAEGRLRTMVTSLLSLPEYQLM; encoded by the coding sequence ATGACGAACCAACAGCAACTGCAGCATTTGTACTGGCGCGCGGGCTTTGGGCCGCGGCCGCAGGATATTGCCGCTAACCCCAATCCGCGCAAGGCGCTGCGGCAGTTGCTGCGGGATGCGGCGGAGTATCAGCCCCTGGCTGGCCCCAGGATTCAGGCCGCCGAAATGCAGGCCATGACCCCGGTTCCGACCCCCGATTTGCGCCAGGACCCGCAGGCCCCGGCTTTGAAAAAAGGCGAGCTGACGTCCGAGCAGCGCAAGGAGCAGAACCGGCAGATTCGGGAGGCTTTCTACACCATGAATACCGGCTGGCTAGAGCGAATGGCCACGTCGCCGGCCCAACTGCGCGAGAAAATGACCTTTTTCTGGCACGGCCACTTCGCCTGCCGGGTTCGCCGCCCCGCTGCCGCTTTGCAGCTTAACAACACCATCCGGCAGTTGGCTCTCGGGAAGTTCAGCGACCTGCTGCTGGCCGTGAGCAAGGAGCCGGCTATGCTGCAATTCCTCAACAACCAGCAGAACCGCAAGCAACGCCCCAACGAGAATTTCGCCCGCGAAGTCATGGAGCTCTTCACCATCGGGCGCGGGCACTACGCCGAGCAGGATGTAAAGGAAGCCGCCCGGGCCTTCACCGGCTGGAGCTACGACGCCCAGGGCCAGTTTGTGTTTCGGGAGCGGCAGCACGACGCTGGCCCGAAAATCTTTCTGGGTCGCACCGGCAACTTCGGCGGCGAGGACATTCTCCGCATCATCCTGGAGCAGCCCCATACAGCTGAGTTCATTACCACCAAGCTCTACCGGTTTTTCGTCAACGACGCGCCCAACCCGGCCCATATTCAGCCCCTGGCCCAGGCATTTTTCCGGAGCGGCTACGACATCAGTGACCTGGTGGAGCGCCTGTTTACGGCCGACTGGTTTTACGACGCGGCTAATGTGGGCACCCGTATCAAGTCGCCCATTGAGCTGCTGGCCGGCATCAAGCGTACGTTGGGCGTGGAGCTGGAGGATAAGAAGCCGCTGATTGTATTCCAGAAAGCGTTGGGCCAGACCCTGTTTGAGCCGCCGAACGTGGCGGGTTGGGCCGGCGGCCGCAGCTGGATTGACTCGTCTACGCTGCTGTTTCGTCTGCAACTGCCGCAGGTGCTGCTCAGAAACGCCGAAATCAGCATCGCCCTCAAGGAAGATGAAAACGACCTCGACCCTCAGCAAACCAAGTCCGACCGAACCTTTCGCCAACCGGTGAAAGCCAAGGCCAAATTGGCGCCACTGGGCTTGTTGCTGGCCAAAACACCCGAAGCCCAGCAGCCCGCCGCACTCAGCCAGTTCCTGCTGCAGGCGCCCATCCGGCCCGAAAATCTGCAACTGGTGCAGCAAATGGCCCAGAAAGCTTCTGCCGAAGGCCGCCTGCGCACCATGGTGACCAGCCTGCTCAGCCTGCCCGAGTACCAGCTGATGTAA